The following coding sequences are from one Panicum hallii strain FIL2 chromosome 5, PHallii_v3.1, whole genome shotgun sequence window:
- the LOC112892317 gene encoding farnesyl pyrophosphate synthase-like, with protein MATAELVAASGSGGADSSSTGAFMETYGKLKKELLEDHASEFTDESSLQWIDRMMDYNVPGGKCNRGLSVVDSYKILKGVDVLGHEDAFLACTLGWCVEWLQAYVLVHDDIMDNSQTRRGKPCWFRVPQVGLIAVNDGIILRSHISRILQRHFKGKPYYIDLIDLFNEAEFKMSLGQLLDLITTHEDEKDLRKCNVANHRCISQYKTAYYSCYLPVACALLVAGENLDNFRDVKNILFEIGIYYQIQDDYLDCFGDPEITGKIGTDIQEYKCSWLVVQALEHADENQKRILFENYGKSDPVCVAKVKDLYKELNLEEVFREYESESYNKLIVDIKAQPNKAVQNVLKSFLHKIYKRDK; from the exons ATGGCGACGGCGGAGCTGGTGGCTGccagcggctcgggcggcgccgaCAGCAGCAGCACGGGCGCGTTCATGGAGACATACGGCAAACTCAAGAAGGAGTTGCTCGAGGACCACGCCTCTGAGTTCACCGACGAGTCGTCGCTCCAGTGGATCGACCGC ATGATGGATTATAATGTGCCCGGGGGAAAGTGCAACCGCGGGCTCTCTGTCGTCGACAGCTACAAGATCTTGAAGGGTGTCGATGTTCTGGGCCACGAGGATGCATTTCTTGCTTGCACCCTTGGTTGGTGCGTCGAATGG CTTCAAGCTTATGTTCTGGTGCATGATGATATCATGGACAACTCCCAGACACGACGTGGGAAGCCTTGCTGGTTCAGGGTGCCTCAG GTTGGCCTCATTGCTGTAAACGATGGGATTATCCTTCGCAGCCATATTTCACGCATCCTTCAGCGCCACTTTAAAGGAAAGCCATATTATATTGATCTCATCGATTTGTTCAATGAG GCTGAGTTTAAGATGTCTTTAGGGCAGTTGTTGGATCTTATCACCACTCATGAGGACGAAAAGGATCTAAGAAAATGTAACGTTGCAAA TCACCGCTGCATCTCTCAGTACAAGACAGCCTACTATTCATGTTATCTTCCT GTGGCATGTGCGTTGCTGGTGGCTGGTGAGAACCTAGATAACTTTAGAGATGTAAAGAACATTCTCTTTGAAATCGGAATATACTATCAAATCCAG GATGATTATTTGGACTGTTTTGGTGATCCTGAAATCACTGGCAAG ATCGGAACTGACATTCAAGAGTACAAGTGTTCCTGGTTAGTTGTGCAAGCTCTTGAACATGCTGATGAGAACCAAAAGAGAATTCTGTTT GAAAATTATGGAAAGTCTGATCCAGTATGTGTTGCAAAAGTGAAGGACTTGTACAAAGAGCTTAATCTGGAG GAGGTGTTCCGTGAGTACGAGAGTG
- the LOC112894746 gene encoding E3 ubiquitin-protein ligase At4g11680-like, producing the protein MRPPSSSSSSTSSGVAGGGGRVSAFTMRAVARMSRARWFIFLRRVYQYQNGPRSDLGSNPFNSPGWLALELGVIVAQMVLTTAVVATSPSERPAWPLRLWVAAYNVGNVLSLPLLYWRHRHSSAAAAGRGDALSDDLEMRGAGDALRSSSFLMNKARAFLELFFAMWFVMGNVWVFDARLGSFHRAPRLYALCIGLLAWNAVVYSLPFLLFLLLCCFVPMVGYALGYNMNSASVGRGASDEQLAALPRWRFKEPDVPRDRDHDDQECCICLAQYREKEEVRELPCTHMFHLKCVDRWLRIISSCPLCKQELK; encoded by the exons ATGCGTCCgccttcctcctcgtcctcctccacgTCGTCGGGGgtggcgggaggcggcggccgggtgtCCGCGTTCACGatgcgcgcggtggcgcgcATGTCGAGGGCGCGGTGGTTCATCTTCCTGCGCCGGGTGTACCAGTACCAGAACGGGCCCAGGTCCGACCTGGGCTCCAACCCCTTCAACTCGCCCGGCTGGCTCGCGCTCGAGCTCGGCGTGATCGTCGCGCAGATGGTCCTGACCACCGCCGTCGTCGCCACCTCCCCCAGCGAGCGCCCCGCGTGGCCGCTCCGCCTGTGGGTGGCCGCGTACAACGTCGGCAACGTGCTCAGCCTCCCGCTCCTCTATTGGCGCCACCggcattcctccgccgccgccgccggacgcgGCGACGCGCTGTCGGACGACCTCGAGATgcgcggcgccggcgatgcTCTCAG GAGCAGCTCGTTCCTGATGAACAAGGCGCGCGCGTTCCTGGAGCTCTTCTTCGCGATGTGGTTCGTGATGGGCAACGTGTGGGTGTTCGACGCGCGGTTGGGGTCGTTCCACCGCGCGCCGAGGCTGTATGCGCTCTGCATCGGCCTGCTCGCCTGGAACGCCGTCGTCTACTCGctccccttcctcctcttcctcctgctctGCTGCTTCGTCCCCATGGTCGGCTACGCGCTCGGCTACAACATGAACTCGGCCTCCGTCGGCCGGGGCGCCTCCGACGAGCAGCTCGCCGCGCTGCCGCGGTGGCGGTTCAAGGAGCCGGACGTGCCGAGAGACCGGGACCACGACGACCAA GAGTGCTGCATCTGCCTGGCGCAGTACCGGGAGAAGGAGGAGGTGCGGGAGCTGCCGTGCACGCACATGTTCCACCTCAAGTGCGTGGACAGGTGGCTCAGGATCATCTCCTCTTGCCCTCTCTGCAAGCAAGAGCTCAAGTGA